A window from Ovis canadensis isolate MfBH-ARS-UI-01 breed Bighorn chromosome 4, ARS-UI_OviCan_v2, whole genome shotgun sequence encodes these proteins:
- the ZC3HAV1L gene encoding zinc finger CCCH-type antiviral protein 1-like yields MAEPTVCSFLTKVLCAHGGRMFLQDLRGHVELSEARLRDVLRQAGPDRFLLQEVEVREGPWDAEAEVAAGAGGGGGPAAWRVVAVSSARLCARYQRGECQDCDQLHLCRRHMQGKCPNRDCWSTCTLSHDIHTPVNIQVLKKQGLFGLNEAQLRVLLLQNDPCLLPEVCLLYNKGEALYGYCNLKDKCTKLHVCKSFVRGECRLQKCKRSHQLIHATSLELLQDQELEISSVVNFQIISTYKHMKLHKMLENKDNSASPAEHSQDLEKRGGHVAGAAEARPLVSGPAASAKKPRAGKP; encoded by the exons ATGGCGGAGCCCACCGTGTGTTCCTTCCTCACCAAAGTGCTGTGCGCCCACGGCGGCCGCATGTTCCTGCAGGACCTGCGCGGCCACGTGGAGCTCTCCGAGGCCCGGCTGCGGGACGTGCTGCGCCAGGCCGGGCCCGACCGCTTCCTGCTGCAGGAGGTGGAGGTGCGCGAGGGCCCGTGGGACGCCGAGGCCGAGGTGGCGGccggcgcgggcggcggcggcggcccggcgGCCTGGCGGGTGGTGGCCGTGTCCTCCGCGCGCCTCTGCGCCCGCTACCAGCGCGGCGAGTGCCAGGACTGCGACCAGCTGCACCTCTGCCGCCGCCACATGCAGGGCAAGTGCCCGAACCGCGACTGCTG GTCCACCTGCACCCTTTCTCATGATATCCACACGCCTGTCAACATCCAGGTTCTGAAAAAACAGGGACTGTTTGGTCTCAACGAGGCCCAGCTTCGGGTCCTGCTTTTACAGAATGACCCCTGCCTTCTACCAGAG GTCTGTTTGCTCTACAACAAAGGTGAAGCCCTCTATGGTTACTGCAACCTCAAGGATAAATGCACCAAGTTGCACGTGTGCAAGTCCTTTGTCAGGGGAGAGTGCAGGCTGCAGAAATGCAAGCGGTCCCATCAACTCATTCATGCTACATCCCTGGAGCTGCTGCAGGACCAAGAACTGGAGATCTCAAGTGTCGTTAATTTTCAGATCATTTCCACCTACAAGCACATGAAGCTGCACAAGATGCTAGAAAATAAAG atAATTCAGCTTCTCCTGCTGAGCATTCCCAGGACCTTGAGAAACGAGGAGGACACGTAGCTGGAGCTGCAGAGGCTCGACCTCTGGTCTCTGGCCCTGCTGCCTCAGCCAAGAAGCCACGTGCAGGCAAACCTTAA